One genomic segment of Suricata suricatta isolate VVHF042 chromosome 16, meerkat_22Aug2017_6uvM2_HiC, whole genome shotgun sequence includes these proteins:
- the CLASRP gene encoding CLK4-associating serine/arginine rich protein isoform X3, giving the protein MWHEARKHERKLRGMMVDYKKRAERRREYYEKIKKDPAQFLQVHGRACKVHLDSAVALAAESPVNMMPWQGDTNNMIDRFDVRAHLDYIPDYTPPLLTTISPEQESDERKCNYERYRGLVQNDFAGISEEQCLYQIYIDELYGGLQRPSEDEKKKLAEKKASIGYTYEDSTVAEVEKVAEKPEEEESPAEEESNSDEDEVIPDIDVEVDVDELNQEQVADLNKQATTYGMADGDFVRMLRKDKEEAEAIKHAKALEEEKAMYSGRRSRRQRREFREKRLRGRKISPPSYARRDSPTYDPYKRSPSESSSESRSRSRSPTPGREEKITFITSFGGSDEEAAAAAAAAAASGATTGKPPAPPQPGGPAPGRNASARRRSSSSSSSSSSASRTSSSRSSSRSSSRSRRGGGYYRSGRHVRSRSRSRSWSRSRSRSRRYSRSRSRGRRHSGGGSRDGHRYSRSPTRRGGYGPRRRSRSRSRSGDRYRRGGRGPRHHSSSRSRSSWSLSPSRSRSLTRSRSPSPSRSPSPSRSPSHSHSPSPPREKLTRPAASPAVGEKLKKLHGPEVAAALSSSQDRACRW; this is encoded by the exons AAGAAGGACCCAGCCCAGTTCCTGCAGGTGCACGGCCGAGCTTGCAAGGTGCACCTGGATTCTGCAGTCGCCCTGGCCGCCGAGAGCCCCGTTAACAT GATGCCCTGGCAGGGGGACACCAACAACATGATCGACCGCTTCGATGTCCGCGCCCACCTCGACTACATCCCCGACTACACCCCCCCGCTGCTCACCACCAT CTCCCCAGAACAGGAGTCGGATGAGCGGAAATGTAACTATGAGCGCTACCGAGGCCTGGTGCAGAACGACTTCGCCGGCA TCTCGGAGGAGCAGTGCCTGTACCAGATCTACATTGATGAGTTGTACGGAGGCCTCCAGAGACCCAGCGAGGATGAGAAGAAGAA ACTGGCAGAGAAGAAGGCTTCCATTGGCTACACCTACGAGGACAGCACCGTGGCCGAGGTGGAGAAAGTGGCGGAgaagccagaggaggaggagTCACCAGCTGAGGAGGAGAGCAACTCGGACGAAGATGAGGTCATCCCCGACATCG ACGTGGAGGTGGACGTGGACGAACTGAACCAGGAGCAGGTCGCCGATCTCAACAAACAGGCTACGACCTATGGCATGGCCGACGGCGACTTTGTCAG GATGCTCCGGAAAGacaaggaggaggcagaggcgaTCAAACACGCCAAGGCCCTTGAGGAAGAGAAAGCCATGTACTCG GGCCGTCGATCCCGGCGCCAGCGGAGGGAGTTCCGGGAAAAGCGTCTGAGGGGCCGCAAGATCAGCCCCCCCAG CTATGCCCGCCGAGACAGCCCCACCTACGACCCCTATAAACG gTCGCCCTCAGAATCCAGCTCCGAGTCCCGCTCCCGCTCTCGCTCCCCAACCCCAGGCCGCGAGGAGAAGATCACGTTCATCACCAGTTTTGGGGGCAGCGATGAGGAGGCAGCCGCGGCAGCAGCTGCGGCCGCCGCGTCGGGGGCCACCACAGGGaagccccccgcgcccccccagCCCGGCGGCCCCGCACCGGGACGTAATGCCAGCGCCCG CcgccgctcctcctcctcctcttcctcctcctcttctgcctcgAGGACCTCCAGCTCCCGCTCCAGCTCCCGCTCCAGCTCCCGCTCCCGCCGTGGCGGGGGCTACTACCGTTCTGGCCGCCACGTACGCTCCCGTTCCCGTTCCCGCTCCTGGTCCCGCTCCCGGTCCCGCTCCCGGCGCTACTCTCGGTCCCGTAGCCGTGGCCGGCGGCACTCAGGTGGGGGCTCCCGAGATGGACACCGGTACTCCCGCTCACCCACCCGGCGCGGTGGTTACGGGCCCCGGCGCAGGAGCAG GAGCCGCTCCCGCTCCGGGGACCGATACCGGCGGGGCGGCCGGGGCCCCCGGCACCACAGCAGCAGCCGCAGCCGCAGCAGCTGGTCCCTCAGCCCGTCCCGCAGCCGCAGCCTGACTCGGAgccgcagccccagccccagccgcagccccagccccagccgcaGCCCCAGCCACAGCCACTCGCCATCGCCCCCCAGAGAGAAGCTGACCAGGCCGGCGGCGTCCCCTGCTGTGGGCGAGAAGCTGAAAAA GTTGCACGGGCCAGAGGTGGCAGctgccctttcctcctcccagGACCGAGCCTGCCGCTGGTAA
- the CLASRP gene encoding CLK4-associating serine/arginine rich protein isoform X2: MWHEARKHERKLRGMMVDYKKRAERRREYYEKIKKDPAQFLQVHGRACKVHLDSAVALAAESPVNMMPWQGDTNNMIDRFDVRAHLDYIPDYTPPLLTTISPEQESDERKCNYERYRGLVQNDFAGISEEQCLYQIYIDELYGGLQRPSEDEKKKLAEKKASIGYTYEDSTVAEVEKVAEKPEEEESPAEEESNSDEDEVIPDIDVEVDVDELNQEQVADLNKQATTYGMADGDFVRMLRKDKEEAEAIKHAKALEEEKAMYSGRRSRRQRREFREKRLRGRKISPPSYARRDSPTYDPYKRSPSESSSESRSRSRSPTPGREEKITFITSFGGSDEEAAAAAAAAAASGATTGKPPAPPQPGGPAPGRNASARRRSSSSSSSSSSASRTSSSRSSSRSSSRSRRGGGYYRSGRHVRSRSRSRSWSRSRSRSRRYSRSRSRGRRHSGGGSRDGHRYSRSPTRRGGYGPRRRSRSRSRSGDRYRRGGRGPRHHSSSRSRSSWSLSPSRSRSLTRSRSPSPSRSPSPSRSPSHSHSPSPPREKLTRPAASPAVGEKLKKTEPAAGKETGAAKVTQADATGEAEAEDAESTEQAVQGG, encoded by the exons AAGAAGGACCCAGCCCAGTTCCTGCAGGTGCACGGCCGAGCTTGCAAGGTGCACCTGGATTCTGCAGTCGCCCTGGCCGCCGAGAGCCCCGTTAACAT GATGCCCTGGCAGGGGGACACCAACAACATGATCGACCGCTTCGATGTCCGCGCCCACCTCGACTACATCCCCGACTACACCCCCCCGCTGCTCACCACCAT CTCCCCAGAACAGGAGTCGGATGAGCGGAAATGTAACTATGAGCGCTACCGAGGCCTGGTGCAGAACGACTTCGCCGGCA TCTCGGAGGAGCAGTGCCTGTACCAGATCTACATTGATGAGTTGTACGGAGGCCTCCAGAGACCCAGCGAGGATGAGAAGAAGAA ACTGGCAGAGAAGAAGGCTTCCATTGGCTACACCTACGAGGACAGCACCGTGGCCGAGGTGGAGAAAGTGGCGGAgaagccagaggaggaggagTCACCAGCTGAGGAGGAGAGCAACTCGGACGAAGATGAGGTCATCCCCGACATCG ACGTGGAGGTGGACGTGGACGAACTGAACCAGGAGCAGGTCGCCGATCTCAACAAACAGGCTACGACCTATGGCATGGCCGACGGCGACTTTGTCAG GATGCTCCGGAAAGacaaggaggaggcagaggcgaTCAAACACGCCAAGGCCCTTGAGGAAGAGAAAGCCATGTACTCG GGCCGTCGATCCCGGCGCCAGCGGAGGGAGTTCCGGGAAAAGCGTCTGAGGGGCCGCAAGATCAGCCCCCCCAG CTATGCCCGCCGAGACAGCCCCACCTACGACCCCTATAAACG gTCGCCCTCAGAATCCAGCTCCGAGTCCCGCTCCCGCTCTCGCTCCCCAACCCCAGGCCGCGAGGAGAAGATCACGTTCATCACCAGTTTTGGGGGCAGCGATGAGGAGGCAGCCGCGGCAGCAGCTGCGGCCGCCGCGTCGGGGGCCACCACAGGGaagccccccgcgcccccccagCCCGGCGGCCCCGCACCGGGACGTAATGCCAGCGCCCG CcgccgctcctcctcctcctcttcctcctcctcttctgcctcgAGGACCTCCAGCTCCCGCTCCAGCTCCCGCTCCAGCTCCCGCTCCCGCCGTGGCGGGGGCTACTACCGTTCTGGCCGCCACGTACGCTCCCGTTCCCGTTCCCGCTCCTGGTCCCGCTCCCGGTCCCGCTCCCGGCGCTACTCTCGGTCCCGTAGCCGTGGCCGGCGGCACTCAGGTGGGGGCTCCCGAGATGGACACCGGTACTCCCGCTCACCCACCCGGCGCGGTGGTTACGGGCCCCGGCGCAGGAGCAG GAGCCGCTCCCGCTCCGGGGACCGATACCGGCGGGGCGGCCGGGGCCCCCGGCACCACAGCAGCAGCCGCAGCCGCAGCAGCTGGTCCCTCAGCCCGTCCCGCAGCCGCAGCCTGACTCGGAgccgcagccccagccccagccgcagccccagccccagccgcaGCCCCAGCCACAGCCACTCGCCATCGCCCCCCAGAGAGAAGCTGACCAGGCCGGCGGCGTCCCCTGCTGTGGGCGAGAAGCTGAAAAA GACCGAGCCTGCCGCTGGTAAAGAGACAGGAGCTGCCAAAGTCA cccaagCTGACGCCACAGGAGAAGCTGAAGCTGAGGATGCAGAAAGCACTGAACAGGCAGT TCAAGGCGGATAA
- the GEMIN7 gene encoding gem-associated protein 7, whose protein sequence is MQTPPTIPVPVLRLPRGPDGLSRGFAPDARRAPPKPQVPETPESPVLQESQESREQQARAALRERYLRSLLAMVGRQVSFTLHEGVHVTASFAATDLDVANFYVLQLQTPIGVQAEALLRCGDIIAYTFRP, encoded by the coding sequence ATGCAGACTCCGCCCACCATTCCCGTGCCTGTGCTGCGGCTCCCCCGGGGCCCCGATGGCTTGAGCCGAGGCTTTGCCCCAGACGCACGCAGGGCGCCCCCGAAGCCACAGGTTCCCGAAACCCCAGAGTCTCCTGTCCTTCAAGAATCTCAGGAGTCCCGGGAACAGCAGGCCCGAGCCGCCCTTCGGGAGCGCTACCTCCGCAGCCTGCTGGCCATGGTGGGTCGCCAGGTGAGCTTCACGCTGCACGAGGGTGTGCACGTGACCGCCAGCTTCGCAGCCACCGACCTGGACGTGGCCAACTTCTACGTGCTGCAGCTGCAGACGCCGATAGGCGTGCAGGCCGAGGCGCTGCTGCGGTGTGGTGACATAATCGCCTACACCTTCAGGCCGTAA
- the CLASRP gene encoding CLK4-associating serine/arginine rich protein isoform X1: MWHEARKHERKLRGMMVDYKKRAERRREYYEKIKKDPAQFLQVHGRACKVHLDSAVALAAESPVNMMPWQGDTNNMIDRFDVRAHLDYIPDYTPPLLTTISPEQESDERKCNYERYRGLVQNDFAGISEEQCLYQIYIDELYGGLQRPSEDEKKKLAEKKASIGYTYEDSTVAEVEKVAEKPEEEESPAEEESNSDEDEVIPDIDVEVDVDELNQEQVADLNKQATTYGMADGDFVRMLRKDKEEAEAIKHAKALEEEKAMYSGRRSRRQRREFREKRLRGRKISPPSYARRDSPTYDPYKRSPSESSSESRSRSRSPTPGREEKITFITSFGGSDEEAAAAAAAAAASGATTGKPPAPPQPGGPAPGRNASARRRSSSSSSSSSSASRTSSSRSSSRSSSRSRRGGGYYRSGRHVRSRSRSRSWSRSRSRSRRYSRSRSRGRRHSGGGSRDGHRYSRSPTRRGGYGPRRRSRSRSRSGDRYRRGGRGPRHHSSSRSRSSWSLSPSRSRSLTRSRSPSPSRSPSPSRSPSHSHSPSPPREKLTRPAASPAVGEKLKKTEPAAGKETGAAKPKLTPQEKLKLRMQKALNRQFKADKKAAQEKMIQQEHERQEREDELRAMARKIRMKERERREKEREEWERQYSRQSRSPSPRYSREYSSSRRRSRSRSRSPHYRH, from the exons AAGAAGGACCCAGCCCAGTTCCTGCAGGTGCACGGCCGAGCTTGCAAGGTGCACCTGGATTCTGCAGTCGCCCTGGCCGCCGAGAGCCCCGTTAACAT GATGCCCTGGCAGGGGGACACCAACAACATGATCGACCGCTTCGATGTCCGCGCCCACCTCGACTACATCCCCGACTACACCCCCCCGCTGCTCACCACCAT CTCCCCAGAACAGGAGTCGGATGAGCGGAAATGTAACTATGAGCGCTACCGAGGCCTGGTGCAGAACGACTTCGCCGGCA TCTCGGAGGAGCAGTGCCTGTACCAGATCTACATTGATGAGTTGTACGGAGGCCTCCAGAGACCCAGCGAGGATGAGAAGAAGAA ACTGGCAGAGAAGAAGGCTTCCATTGGCTACACCTACGAGGACAGCACCGTGGCCGAGGTGGAGAAAGTGGCGGAgaagccagaggaggaggagTCACCAGCTGAGGAGGAGAGCAACTCGGACGAAGATGAGGTCATCCCCGACATCG ACGTGGAGGTGGACGTGGACGAACTGAACCAGGAGCAGGTCGCCGATCTCAACAAACAGGCTACGACCTATGGCATGGCCGACGGCGACTTTGTCAG GATGCTCCGGAAAGacaaggaggaggcagaggcgaTCAAACACGCCAAGGCCCTTGAGGAAGAGAAAGCCATGTACTCG GGCCGTCGATCCCGGCGCCAGCGGAGGGAGTTCCGGGAAAAGCGTCTGAGGGGCCGCAAGATCAGCCCCCCCAG CTATGCCCGCCGAGACAGCCCCACCTACGACCCCTATAAACG gTCGCCCTCAGAATCCAGCTCCGAGTCCCGCTCCCGCTCTCGCTCCCCAACCCCAGGCCGCGAGGAGAAGATCACGTTCATCACCAGTTTTGGGGGCAGCGATGAGGAGGCAGCCGCGGCAGCAGCTGCGGCCGCCGCGTCGGGGGCCACCACAGGGaagccccccgcgcccccccagCCCGGCGGCCCCGCACCGGGACGTAATGCCAGCGCCCG CcgccgctcctcctcctcctcttcctcctcctcttctgcctcgAGGACCTCCAGCTCCCGCTCCAGCTCCCGCTCCAGCTCCCGCTCCCGCCGTGGCGGGGGCTACTACCGTTCTGGCCGCCACGTACGCTCCCGTTCCCGTTCCCGCTCCTGGTCCCGCTCCCGGTCCCGCTCCCGGCGCTACTCTCGGTCCCGTAGCCGTGGCCGGCGGCACTCAGGTGGGGGCTCCCGAGATGGACACCGGTACTCCCGCTCACCCACCCGGCGCGGTGGTTACGGGCCCCGGCGCAGGAGCAG GAGCCGCTCCCGCTCCGGGGACCGATACCGGCGGGGCGGCCGGGGCCCCCGGCACCACAGCAGCAGCCGCAGCCGCAGCAGCTGGTCCCTCAGCCCGTCCCGCAGCCGCAGCCTGACTCGGAgccgcagccccagccccagccgcagccccagccccagccgcaGCCCCAGCCACAGCCACTCGCCATCGCCCCCCAGAGAGAAGCTGACCAGGCCGGCGGCGTCCCCTGCTGTGGGCGAGAAGCTGAAAAA GACCGAGCCTGCCGCTGGTAAAGAGACAGGAGCTGCCAAA cccaagCTGACGCCACAGGAGAAGCTGAAGCTGAGGATGCAGAAAGCACTGAACAGGCAGT TCAAGGCGGATAAGAAGGCGGCTCAGGAGAAGATGATCCAGCAGGAGCACGAGCGCCAG GAACGGGAAGACGAGCTTCGAGCCATGGCCCGCAAGATCCGCATGAA GGAGCGGGagcgcagagagaaggagagagaagagtgggAGCGCCAGTACAGCCGGCAGAGCCGCTCGCCCTCCCCCCGCTACA gtCGAGAATACAGCTCTTCCCGAAG gcGCTCAAGGTCGAGATCTCGAAGTCCCCACTACCGACATTAG
- the ZNF296 gene encoding zinc finger protein 296 isoform X2, producing MSRRKAGCMPRRVDPEPAANTDDEMEMSDLVIEMKPEPDVRPFQDPGLGPFSPKEVPTPGPLEGEPRHSPGPVSVGSPLHALGARHQWALWTPLILSPRDRQPWTDKHPDLLTCGRCLQTFPLEAITAFMDHKKLDCQLSRGPSPGQGSERKDPLSLGCFRCGRQFSGAWKLLRHAQWDHGLSIYQTEPEAPEAPLLGLAEVAAAVAAVVEPEAEARGPRASVGPRRSPTCQSSKLNRHKKTHRQPQPQSPFKAPASLEQPPATAPPEPAVHAAAPASSLPCSSSSEGAGAAATAGVQEPGAPGGGAQVGPGGASWEATTKEQRTEPAKSQISPKKMPKPAAKSRGPGGSCEFCGKRFSNSSNLTVHRRSHTGERPYACELCPYACAQSSKLNRHRRMHGLGPGSTRFECPRCCVPFGLRATLDKHLRQKHPEVAGDA from the exons ATGTCCCGCCGCAAGGCCGGCTGCATGCCCCGCCGAGTAGACCCCGAGCCCGCCGCCAACACAGACGACGAGATGGAGATGTCGGACCTCGTCATTGAGATGAAGCCGGAGCCAGACGTGCGGCCCTTCCAGGACCCGGGGCTGGGGCCCTTCTCCCCGAAGGAAGTGCCCACGCCGGGGCCGCTCGAGGGCGAACCCCGCCATTCCCCCGGCCCCGTGTCCGTCGGGAGTCCTCTCCACGCCCTCGGCGCGCGGCACCAGTGGGCGCTGTGGACGCCGCTGATCCTCAGCCCTCGCG ACCGCCAGCCCTGGACCGACAAACACCCAGATCTGTTGACCTGCGGCCGCTGCCTGCAGACCTTTCCTTTGGAGGCCATCACTGCTTTCATGGACCACAAGAAGCTCGACTGTCAGCTTTCCAGAGGCCCCAGCCCCGGCCAGGGCTCAG AACGCAAGGACCCCCTGTCCCTGGGCTGCTTCCGCTGTGGGAGACAGTTCTCCGGGGCCTGGAAACTGCTGCGCCATGCCCAGTGGGACCACGGGCTGTCCATCTACCAGACGGAACCCGAGGCCCCAGAGGCCCCGCTGCTGGGCCTGGCAGAGGTGGCTGCCGCCGTGGCGGCCGTGGTGGAACCAGAAGCTGAGGCCCGGGGCCCTCGGGCGAGCGTCGGCCCCCGGCGGAGCCCCACCTGCCAG AGCAGCAAGCTCAACCGCCACAAGAAGACCCACcggcagccccagccccagagcccctTCAAGGCCCCGGCCAGTCTGGAACAGCCCCCAGCCACCGCCCCTCCCGAGCCAGCGGTCCACGCCGCGGCCCCGGCCAGCAGCCTCccatgcagcagcagcagcgaggGCGCCGGAGCGGCGGCCACTGCGGGCGTCCAGGAACCCGGGGCTCCCGGCGGCGGGGCGCAGGTGGGCCCTGGCGGGGCCAGCTGGGAGGCCACCACCAAGGAACAGAGAACTGAACCTGCAAAGAGCCAGATTTCCCCCAAGAAGATGCCGAAGCCGGCTGCCAAGAGCCGCGGGCCCGGCGGCAGCTGCGAGTTCTGCGGGAAGCGCTTCAGCAACAGCAGCAACCTGACGGTGCACCGGCGCTCGCACACGGGCGAGCGGCCCTATGCCTGCGAGCTGTGCCCCTACGCCTGCGCGCAGAGCAGCAAGCTCAACCGCCACCGCCGCATGCACGGCCTGGGGCCGGGCAGCACCCGCTTCGAGTGTCCCCGCTGCTGTGTGCCCTTCGGCCTGCGAGCCACCCTGGACAAACACCTGCGGCAGAAGCACCCCGAGGTGGCCGGGGATGCCTGA
- the ZNF296 gene encoding zinc finger protein 296 isoform X1: MSRRKAGCMPRRVDPEPAANTDDEMEMSDLVIEMKPEPDVRPFQDPGLGPFSPKEVPTPGPLEGEPRHSPGPVSVGSPLHALGARHQWALWTPLILSPRDRQPWTDKHPDLLTCGRCLQTFPLEAITAFMDHKKLDCQLSRGPSPGQGSERKDPLSLGCFRCGRQFSGAWKLLRHAQWDHGLSIYQTEPEAPEAPLLGLAEVAAAVAAVVEPEAEARGPRASVGPRRSPTCQVCAKTLSSFSNLKVHMRSHTGERPYACDQCPYTCTQSSKLNRHKKTHRQPQPQSPFKAPASLEQPPATAPPEPAVHAAAPASSLPCSSSSEGAGAAATAGVQEPGAPGGGAQVGPGGASWEATTKEQRTEPAKSQISPKKMPKPAAKSRGPGGSCEFCGKRFSNSSNLTVHRRSHTGERPYACELCPYACAQSSKLNRHRRMHGLGPGSTRFECPRCCVPFGLRATLDKHLRQKHPEVAGDA, encoded by the exons ATGTCCCGCCGCAAGGCCGGCTGCATGCCCCGCCGAGTAGACCCCGAGCCCGCCGCCAACACAGACGACGAGATGGAGATGTCGGACCTCGTCATTGAGATGAAGCCGGAGCCAGACGTGCGGCCCTTCCAGGACCCGGGGCTGGGGCCCTTCTCCCCGAAGGAAGTGCCCACGCCGGGGCCGCTCGAGGGCGAACCCCGCCATTCCCCCGGCCCCGTGTCCGTCGGGAGTCCTCTCCACGCCCTCGGCGCGCGGCACCAGTGGGCGCTGTGGACGCCGCTGATCCTCAGCCCTCGCG ACCGCCAGCCCTGGACCGACAAACACCCAGATCTGTTGACCTGCGGCCGCTGCCTGCAGACCTTTCCTTTGGAGGCCATCACTGCTTTCATGGACCACAAGAAGCTCGACTGTCAGCTTTCCAGAGGCCCCAGCCCCGGCCAGGGCTCAG AACGCAAGGACCCCCTGTCCCTGGGCTGCTTCCGCTGTGGGAGACAGTTCTCCGGGGCCTGGAAACTGCTGCGCCATGCCCAGTGGGACCACGGGCTGTCCATCTACCAGACGGAACCCGAGGCCCCAGAGGCCCCGCTGCTGGGCCTGGCAGAGGTGGCTGCCGCCGTGGCGGCCGTGGTGGAACCAGAAGCTGAGGCCCGGGGCCCTCGGGCGAGCGTCGGCCCCCGGCGGAGCCCCACCTGCCAGGTATGCGCCAAGACCCTCAGCTCCTTCAGCAATCTCAAAGTGCACATGCGCTCACACACGGGCGAGCGGCCCTACGCCTGTGACCAGTGTCCCTATACCTGCACCCAGAGCAGCAAGCTCAACCGCCACAAGAAGACCCACcggcagccccagccccagagcccctTCAAGGCCCCGGCCAGTCTGGAACAGCCCCCAGCCACCGCCCCTCCCGAGCCAGCGGTCCACGCCGCGGCCCCGGCCAGCAGCCTCccatgcagcagcagcagcgaggGCGCCGGAGCGGCGGCCACTGCGGGCGTCCAGGAACCCGGGGCTCCCGGCGGCGGGGCGCAGGTGGGCCCTGGCGGGGCCAGCTGGGAGGCCACCACCAAGGAACAGAGAACTGAACCTGCAAAGAGCCAGATTTCCCCCAAGAAGATGCCGAAGCCGGCTGCCAAGAGCCGCGGGCCCGGCGGCAGCTGCGAGTTCTGCGGGAAGCGCTTCAGCAACAGCAGCAACCTGACGGTGCACCGGCGCTCGCACACGGGCGAGCGGCCCTATGCCTGCGAGCTGTGCCCCTACGCCTGCGCGCAGAGCAGCAAGCTCAACCGCCACCGCCGCATGCACGGCCTGGGGCCGGGCAGCACCCGCTTCGAGTGTCCCCGCTGCTGTGTGCCCTTCGGCCTGCGAGCCACCCTGGACAAACACCTGCGGCAGAAGCACCCCGAGGTGGCCGGGGATGCCTGA